A genomic segment from Actinoplanes sichuanensis encodes:
- a CDS encoding RNA polymerase sigma factor: MVSSTVMIGADPVASEQDGFEAFYRANADRIYRALAVTLRRDDLAADAVAEAMSRAYARWPTVSRLDNPAGWVFRVALNWATSWWRKVRRERPPADDSAHPHLWPPEITVARDALAKLPEPQRAVITCRVLLDLSTADTAAALRISEGTVKSRLARGLAVLRHELNSED; this comes from the coding sequence ATGGTGTCCTCGACTGTGATGATCGGCGCGGACCCGGTGGCCTCGGAGCAGGATGGCTTCGAGGCCTTCTACCGGGCCAACGCCGACCGGATCTACCGTGCGCTCGCGGTCACCCTGCGCCGGGACGACCTGGCCGCCGACGCCGTGGCCGAGGCGATGTCGCGGGCCTACGCCCGCTGGCCCACGGTCAGCCGCCTGGACAATCCGGCCGGCTGGGTCTTCCGGGTCGCCCTCAACTGGGCCACCTCCTGGTGGCGCAAGGTGCGCCGGGAGCGACCGCCGGCCGACGACTCGGCCCATCCGCACCTGTGGCCGCCGGAGATCACGGTCGCCCGGGACGCCCTGGCCAAACTCCCCGAGCCGCAGCGCGCCGTGATCACCTGCCGGGTGCTGCTCGACCTCTCCACCGCCGACACCGCCGCCGCCCTGCGGATCAGCGAGGGCACCGTGAAGAGCCGTCTCGCCCGTGGACTGGCCGTCCTCCGGCACGAGCTGAACAGCGAGGACTGA